One segment of Stenotrophomonas sp. SAU14A_NAIMI4_8 DNA contains the following:
- a CDS encoding TetR/AcrR family transcriptional regulator: MNQPDTSAGESRAGRNSRLSAEDWAQAALDLIAEQGVGAVAVEPLARRLGVTKGSFYWHFPSRDALLQAALERWELFEQEQVFGSLEDVPDPRARLRQLFQMVAHEVQPHIIYSELLKALDHPMVRPVIDRVSQRRLDYLVASFRQAGLSSTDARHRARLAYAAYVGFLQLSLQLQQPKQAREDFEAYVEHLIETLIPNG; this comes from the coding sequence ATGAATCAACCTGACACTTCCGCCGGCGAATCGCGCGCCGGCCGCAACAGCCGCCTGAGTGCCGAAGACTGGGCCCAGGCGGCCCTCGACCTGATTGCTGAACAAGGGGTGGGCGCCGTCGCGGTCGAACCGCTGGCGCGCCGCCTGGGTGTCACCAAGGGCAGTTTCTACTGGCACTTCCCTTCGCGCGATGCGCTGCTGCAGGCCGCGCTGGAACGCTGGGAACTGTTCGAGCAGGAACAGGTGTTCGGCAGCCTGGAAGACGTGCCCGACCCACGTGCACGCCTGCGCCAGCTGTTCCAGATGGTGGCCCATGAAGTGCAGCCGCACATCATCTACAGCGAGCTGCTGAAGGCACTGGACCACCCGATGGTGCGACCGGTGATCGACCGCGTTTCGCAGCGTCGACTGGACTATCTGGTCGCCTCGTTCCGCCAGGCCGGACTGAGCTCCACCGATGCCCGCCACCGTGCGCGGCTGGCGTATGCGGCCTATGTCGGTTTCCTGCAGCTGTCGTTGCAGCTGCAGCAGCCCAAACAGGCGCGCGAAGATTTCGAAGCCTATGTCGAACACCTGATCGAGACGCTGATTCCGAACGGTTGA
- a CDS encoding alpha/beta hydrolase: MVTPAAAAVFTDLRLEAAHGAHLAATANQAGRRGHVLFAHGFGQTRHAWNATARALSVAGLQTLAYDARGHGDSDWNAADLPYHGEQFADDLIVLAGEQPRPPVLVAASMGGLFGLLAEARWPGLFSAMVLVDITPRWDTAGVERILAFMTAHPEGFTSLAHAADVISAYLPHRPRKSEASLQALLREDGHGRWRWHWDPRLVAELARDSEQHQGALAEAARQVKCPLLLVSGGRSDLVTPQTVAEFLALAPHARHVQLPQATHMVAGDDNDAFTATVLDYLDVLPAADAAASSATNEHVTGARS, from the coding sequence ATGGTTACCCCTGCTGCCGCTGCTGTATTCACCGATCTGCGCCTGGAAGCGGCCCATGGCGCGCACCTGGCTGCCACGGCCAACCAGGCCGGGCGACGCGGACACGTGCTGTTCGCGCACGGCTTTGGCCAGACCCGGCACGCCTGGAATGCGACCGCCCGCGCCCTGTCCGTCGCCGGCCTGCAGACCCTGGCCTACGATGCGCGCGGCCATGGCGATTCGGACTGGAATGCGGCCGACCTGCCCTACCACGGCGAGCAGTTCGCCGATGACCTGATCGTGCTGGCCGGCGAACAGCCGCGACCGCCGGTGCTGGTGGCCGCCTCCATGGGTGGCCTGTTCGGCCTGCTGGCCGAAGCGCGCTGGCCGGGCCTGTTCTCGGCGATGGTGCTGGTGGACATCACCCCGCGCTGGGACACCGCCGGAGTGGAACGCATCCTGGCCTTCATGACCGCCCACCCCGAGGGCTTCACTTCGCTGGCGCACGCTGCCGATGTGATTTCCGCCTACCTGCCGCACCGCCCGCGCAAATCCGAAGCGTCCCTGCAGGCACTGCTGCGCGAGGATGGCCACGGCCGCTGGCGCTGGCACTGGGACCCGCGCCTGGTGGCCGAGCTGGCCCGCGACAGCGAACAGCACCAGGGCGCACTGGCCGAGGCCGCGCGCCAGGTGAAGTGCCCGCTGCTGCTGGTCAGTGGCGGCCGCAGCGACCTGGTCACGCCGCAGACCGTGGCCGAATTCCTGGCATTGGCGCCGCACGCGCGCCACGTACAGTTGCCGCAGGCCACGCACATGGTCGCCGGTGATGACAACGACGCCTTTACCGCTACTGTGTTGGACTATCTGGACGTGTTGCCCGCAGCGGATGCTGCGGCTTCGTCCGCCACAAACGAGCACGTCACCGGAGCACGCTCATGA